The Tautonia plasticadhaerens nucleotide sequence CTCCGCTTCAGCGAGTTCGTCCCGTTCGCCACCTTCGGGCTGATGGTCGCCATCGCCACGGCGGGCAGCTCGCTCGGCAACATCGTGCTCCTGCCCGCCTGCCTGAGCCTGGCCCACCGCCGGGCCAAGCGTCGCCGCCCTCCCTCCCCCGAGCCCGTCGGGGCCGACGCCGACGCCGAATCCTGAGCCCGCCCGGGTGCGCCCGGGGTGGGGCGGGCGGTGCGCCCGTGTGTGCCCCGGGCGATCGGCCGATCTCTCGATCCTGAAATGGGTTGGAGGATGGACCTCGGGTTCGTTTCGGGAGTCGAATCGATCGGACCGGGTCCGATGCGCCCCGGCCTCGGTGGACCCGGCCCCAGCTCGACGTCCGGCCCGTCGGCCTCATGGTGCGCCCCGGGGGCGTCGGCCGGTGCGCACCGACGCCACGGGGTCCGGTCGACTGAACCGATTCCCGGGAAATGAGATGCGGCGGAGGGGGGCGGTCCGTTTCGGGAGGATCGCGGCGTCGGACGCCGGTCCCGGCCCGCCCGGCGCCGCCCGGCGGGTGGCATCACCCGGGCCACGTCCCACGCCCGGGGGAGGCGAGACGGGGTCGGCCCGATCGGTCGGTTCGGATTGCCAAGGAGCAGGGAGCGGGCGACGGATCGCCGCAACGAGATCATCGGGAAATCGACCGTTTTCAGTCACACAATCCGGGATCCCCGGCGGAGGGCGTCCGGAGGGGAGGCTGCCAGGGGGCGTCTGCCCGGTCCAGCCGGTACACGACGCAGTCGTCGTCGCCGAAGCGTCGGCGTTCGACGGCCCGGAAGCCGAGGCGCTCGTAGAAGCGGTGCGCCCGGGCGTTCGAGGCGAGGGGGTCGACGAGGACGGCGGTGACGGAGGGGTCGGCGAAGCATCGCCCCAGGGCGAGCCGCATCATCCGGGTGCCCAGGCCCCGGCCGAGGTCGGACGCCTCGCCGATCCAGAGGTCGATCGCCCGGAGGCCGGGGGGGACGTCCGGCCCCCAGTAGTGGGACTCCTCAAGTCTGGGGTCGATGATCTGGAGGAAGCCGACGGGGCGGCCGTCCTCCTCGGCGACGAGCAGCTCCCGCCAGGAGGGGGAGCGGGCCAGCTCGACCCCCCAGGCCCAGTCGTCGTTGGGGTCGGAGGCGATGACGTGCGGCTGCTCGTCCCAGTATCGGAGGAGGTCGAGGTCGTCGGGAGTCGCGGGGCGGAGCCTCATCGCATCGGGCCTCCGACGGAGTGCGAAACGGCAGCGAGGACGGGCCTCCAGGCCGGAGATTCCGGGAGGTCAGGAGCGGCGTCGGGCGACCCGGAGGCCTCCGGCGCCGAAGATGGAGTCGACGGCCGGGGCGGAGACGGCGACGTCGGCCGAGGGCCCCTGGCCGGTGCCCCGGACCAGCTCGCCGCGCTCGAAGAGGCCGACGAAGTCGTCGCCGGGGTCGCCGTCGTTGTTGCCGTCGAGCGCCAGGCCGAGGCGGTTGGTCAGTCCGGCCGGGGGGCGGCTGACGACGACCAGGCGGAAGGGAGCGTCGGCGGCGATGGGACGGGAGGTCCGGAGCGTGACCGTGTTGTCGACCTCGTCGTAGGAGGCCGAGGCGATCGGCACCGTCCCGAGGTTGCCGGCCCGGCCGAGGCTCAGGCGGTAGTTGCGCACCTGCTCGGCCCGGGGGCGGTTGAGGGGCTCGCTGAAGGTGACGACCACGGAGGAGATCGCGCCGGAGGAGTCCCGGAGTGCGGTGCCGTCGACGACGAGCGGGCCGCTGTTGCCGACGACCAGGGTGTTGGCGGCCCGGTTGCCCCGGATCACGTTGGACTGCTCCGGCGGGGTGGGCATCGGCCTCAGGCCGGGGACCCCGGTGACGAACAGGCCGACCTCGTTGCCGAAGGCGGGCGGGTCCCCGGCGCGGGGGGTGCCGATGACGTTGCCGACCACGGCATTGTCCAGGGCCGCTTCCCCGGAGATCACGACGCCCGAGCCGAAGTTGCCCGAGACGACGTTGCCGGGCCCCCCGGCGAGGCCGCCGACGGTGTTGCCGGGGGCGTTGTTGAGATAGACGCCGCCCTCGGCGTTGGGGATCGGCCGGGTGGTGGTCCGGTCCACGCCGATCATGTTCGCGGCGATCACGTTGGCGGCGGTGCCGGGGGTGAAGGCCTGGATCCCGACGCCCCCGTTGCCGGAGATGACGTTGCCGGACTCCGGGGTCGGGCCGCCGATCGTGTTGCCGGGCGCCGCGTTGAGGAAGACGCCGCCGGATCGGTTCGGCAGGGCCCGCTCCCCCGAGGCGTCGGTGCCGATGAGGTTCCCGATCACCGCGTTCCGCGTGCCCCCGGCGTTGGCGATGACCACGCCGAGCAGGTTGCCGGAGATCAGGTTGCCGGCGCCGGGCTCGACGCCGCCGATCGTGTTCGACGGGGCGCCGTCGATGGTGATCCCGTGCTCGTTGCCGACCGCGGCGGTCCCGGCCTCGTCCGTGCCGATGAAGTTGCCGAGGATCAGGTTGCCCGAGGCGTCGGGCCCGAAGAGGTGGATGCCGGCGAAGCGGTGGCCGGAGACGAGGTTCCGGGCGTCGGGGGTCGTGCCGCCGATCGTGTTGCCGGGCGCCCCTTCGAGGTAGATGCCGGTGCTCGCCCCCCGGAGCGATCCGACCCCCCCGGGGCCGGTGCCGACGAGGTTCCCGGCGACCAGGTTGCCCGAGGCGTACGGCCCGGTGACCTGGAGGTCGACCACCCCGTTGCCGGAGATCAGGTTGCCGGCGCCGGGCCCGGTGCCGCCGATCGTGTTGCCGGGGGCGTTGTCGACGTAGATGCCGTTCAGGTCGTTGGGGGCCGCGGTCTGCTCGCCGAGCCGGGTGCCGACCTGATTGCCGGCAACGAGGTTGCCCGAGGCCAGCGGCCCCCGGATCTGGACGCCGACGGCGCCGTTACCGGAAATCAGGTTCCGCTGGAGCGGGTCGAGGCCGCCGATCGAGTTGCCCGGGGCGTTGAGGATCAGCACGCCGTTGGAGGCGTTGGGGACCGGGAGGCGGCCGGCGACGTCCAGGCCGATGGCGTTGTTGATGACGAGGTTGCCGGTGGCCATAGGCCCCTCGATCCGCAGGCCGACGCCGTTGCCGGAGATGACGTTCCCCTCGCCCGGGGCGATGCCGCCGACGGTGTTGACGGGGGCGTCCCGGAGGGTCACGCCGGCGTCGAGGTTGCCGGGGGTGCCGACGCCGTCCCCGGCGCCGATGGCGTTGCCGAGGATCAGGTTCGAGGAGGCGGCGGAGTCGACGATGACGCCGAAGGTGTTCCCGCCGATCCGGTTCCCCCGGACCGTGTTCCACCACGAGGCGCTGCGGATCAGCACGCCGACGCCGTTGCCGGGCGCCCGGCCGACGAGGCCGATGCTGTTGCCCTCGATGACGTTGTCGAGGGCGGCGTTGGCGACCTGGATGCCGGCAGCGTCCGAGGCGGAGATCGTGTTCCCCGCGCCGGGGGCGGGCCCGCCGATGAAGTTGGAGTGGGCCTCGTACTCGATCGCCACGCCGGGCCCGGTGCCGGGGAGCGGGAGGCCGTCGGAGGGCCTCAGCCCGATGGCGTTGCCGAGGACGATGGTGCGTTCGGCGCCCCGGCCGACGATGTAGATGCCCGGGGCGTGGCCGCCGGCGATGACGTTCGCCTCGCCCGCCGAGGCGCCGCCGACGGTGTTGTGCGGCGACTCGCTGATCAGGACCCCGGCCAGGCCGTTGGCCCGCACGTCGTCGGCCCCGAGCGAGGCGCCGATCGTGTTGCCGAGGAGCCGGTTGCCGGAGGTCGTCGCCGGATCCCCGTCCTGGGCCGCGTCGATCCGGCCGGGGGCCGTCCCGAGCAGGGCGACCCCGGCGGACCGGTTGGCGGCGATGACGTTGCCGTCGCCGGCGTCCGGGCCGCCGACGTCGTTGCCGGAGGCGCCCCGGTGGGCGAGGATGCCGGAGTTGGAGTTGCCGAGCATCCCGAGGCCGTCGCCGGTGGTGCCGACGAGGTTGCCGAGGATTTGGTTGCCGGTGGCGGTGGGGCCGCCCAGCTCGACGCCGTTGTCCCGGTTGGCGGAGAGGACGTTGCCCCGGAGCAGGTTGTCGGGGGAGCCGAGGACGGTGACGCCGTCGTCGCCGTTGCCGAGGTCGAGCCGGGCGTCGGGGTCGGAGCCGAGGACATTGTCGACGAGCTGGTTGCCGCCCCCGGGCCCGACCAGGACGACGCCGCTGCCGGAGAAGCGGTTGATGGTCAGCCCGGCGATCGTGGTGCCGCCGGCCGAGACGACGATCCCGTTGGCCCGGGGGCCGGCGAGGGAGCCGTCGAGCTCGACCCGGCCGACGGGCTGGGAGTCGCCGTCGATCGCGACCGCCTCGGTGAGGGCCGGGAGGGGGGAGCGCGGCCGGATCGTCGCGCCCAGCTCGGCCGGGATGTCGAAGGTGATCGTGTCGACGCCGGGGAAGGCGTTGGCGAGCCGGATCACTTCCCGGAGCGAGTCGGGCCCGTCGTCATTGGTGTTGAGGACGACGAACGACGGCTCGGCGACGACGGTGATGGCGGTGGCGGTGTTGTTCCCGGGGTCGGGATCCATCGTCTCGGAGGAGACGGTGGCGGTGTTGGTCAGGGTGCCGACCTCGAAGGCGACGCCGACGATCGTCACCGTGGCCGACTGGCCGGGCCCGAGGGAGTCGATCTCGACGGTGGCGACGCCCTCGCCCAGCGTGGGCGTGCCGAACGTGGTGGTGACGCTGGAGGCCAGGAACCCGGCCGGGAAGGGGTCGGAGACGACCACGCCCGAGGCGTCGTCGGGCCCGAGATTGGACACGAAGAGCGTGTAGGTCAGCTCGCCTCCCGGGAAGACGGACTCGGGGGCCGACTTGGCGATGGACAGGTCGGCGGCCCGGGCGATGACGGTCGTCGAGGCGGTGGCGGTGTTGTCGTCGGGGTCCTCGTCGGGCGTCCGGGAGGAGACGGTGGCGGTGTTGGTCAGGGTACCGACCTCGGAGGCGACGCCGACGATCGTGACCGCGGCCGACTGGCCGGGCCCGAGGGAGTCGATCTCGACGAGGACCAGGCCGTCATCCTGCGAGGCGGTGCCGAGCGTGCTGGCGACCTCGACGAACTGGAAGCCGGCCGGCAGGGGGTCGGAGACGACCACGCCCGAGGCGGGCACGAGGCCGAGGTTCGAGACGAGCAGGGTGTAGGTCAACTCGTCGCCCCGGGCGACGACCTCGGGGGCCGACTTGGCGATCGCCAGGTCGGTGGGCACCTCGAGGCCGGGGGAGAACTCGGAGGTGTTGCCGATCGGGTCGGTGGCGGTCGCGGTGATGAGGGTGCCGGGATCGCCGGCCGGGAACCCGAGCGGGACGGAGAAGGTCGCGAGGCCCGAGGCGTCGGTCGTCGCCGAGGCGGCGCCGAGGAAGGTGCGGCCCTCGGCGATGCCGTCGGGCTCCTCGGGGGTGAGGAAGAACTCGATCCGGTAGGGGCGGCCGGGGATCGAGTCGAGCGTGCCCTCGACCAGGATCCGGCCCTGCCCCGGGTCGGTGCCGACCGAGGAGAGCACGGGGGCGTTCTGGGAGTCGTTGGGGCCGGCGTCGAGGTCGCCGGGGTCGTCGGCCGTCGGGCCGTCGGCGCCGAGGTCGATGCCGAGGCCGTCGTTGCCGGAGATCGAGTTGCCGAGGATGGCGATGCCGAAGGGCGGGGGCAGGCTCGGGTCCCCCTCCGAGTCGCCGACGGCCAGCTCGACGCCGTTGCCGCCGTTGGCCCGGATGACGTTGCCCGAGCCCGAGCCGACGCCGCCGATCGTGTTCCGGCTGGCGTTGTTGTGGACCCGGACGCCGGCCAGGGTGTTCTCGGCGATGTCGTTGCCGACCACGAGGTTGCCCGTAGTCGCGCTCCGGCTGATGAGCATCCCCCGGCCGATGTTGTGGCGGATGGTGTTGCCCGAGACCTCGTTGTCCGGCGCGTGGGCGAGGAAGATGCCGGCGGCGAGGAGGTCCTCGTCCTGCCCGTTGCCCAGGCCGGGGGCGAGGTCGGCGTTGGTGCCGACGAAGTTCCCCTGGATCAGGTTCCCCGAGGACCGGAGGGCGGGCTGGGACTCGCCGTCGGGGGCGGGCCCCCGGATGGCGATGCCGTCGTCGCCGTTGCCGGCGATGACGTTGGCGGCACCGGCGGCGAGGCCGCCGACGGTGTTGTCCGGGGTGTTGACGAAGTAGATCCCCTCCTCGCCATTCCCCAGGACCGCCGCGCCGGCGGCGTCCAGGCCGATCAGGTTCCCCTGGACCAGCGTGCCGGAGGCGTTGCCGGGGAACGAGGTGGTGCCGATCAGCGCGAGGCCGTGGTCGACGTTGCCCGAGATCAAATTCCCCTGCCCCGGGGCGGTGCCGCCGACGGTGGTGTCCCGGGAGAACCGCAGGTGGATGCCGTCGACGGTGTTCGCCAGCCGGGAGGAGCCCGAGGCGTCGGTGCCGACCCGGTTGCCCCGGATCGTGGTCCCCCGGGCGGCGAGGACCGCCGTGAACTCGTCGTCGAACTGGCCGTCGAGGAACAGGCCGTGGTCGAAGTT carries:
- a CDS encoding GNAT family N-acetyltransferase, with the translated sequence MRLRPATPDDLDLLRYWDEQPHVIASDPNDDWAWGVELARSPSWRELLVAEEDGRPVGFLQIIDPRLEESHYWGPDVPPGLRAIDLWIGEASDLGRGLGTRMMRLALGRCFADPSVTAVLVDPLASNARAHRFYERLGFRAVERRRFGDDDCVVYRLDRADAPWQPPLRTPSAGDPGLCD
- a CDS encoding NosD domain-containing protein, producing the protein MGTRRKVGSGRQPRAIDGRTRKTPPLEALEPRVLLAVFTVDTAADAGTGSLREAITSANGTAGADEIRFDIPGAGPHLITLDGSNGPLPPITEAVLLDGYSEPDSRPNTLPAGSDAVILIEVVGTTGLADGLRIDASGSTIRGLAIHSFDNGIRLNGPAASANLLSGNLLGPSTSAGVAPGNVLNGVAIDSAPGNTVGGTSPADRNVISGNSAHGVAITSFGSSANVVAGNLIGTDSAGTSAVGNVLGGVLVSDAQGNVVGGGNVISGNSGPGVEVAGSGTLGNLVVGNLIGLVADGGAALGNQGAGVLVGGTTGNTIGGPMAQDVNIVSGNQGPGIELVGAGGLRIQGNRVGTDASGTRVVGDDGLPLGNLGSGIRVAGDSDGNTIDGNVLSGNFQDGLFLDGDVSVVPDTPDANLIRGNRIGVDVTGVGDLGNLRDGISIAFGGDNIIGGTASPPDENVVANNGGYGIRIVGEPSGDTGTGNLVQGNLIGTDLGGVPLNGNDLGGILVSNALRNSIGGVVAGAGNTIAGNLGNGVVIDGPTASGNPILGNLIAANGGIGIDLADDGPTPDDPDDSDAGPNNLQNSPELAGAAILDADTVQFFGTLTSTPDADFLVEFFADRSDPDPVDLQGYSVLGRATVTTDDAGLATFSGLQFDAPIPLPGDVRFTATATNTSTGDTSEFSLALDPFLVINTDDLGAGSLRQAILNANLVPGAQAIRFDIPGNGVQTIAVATALPDVTDTVLIDAYTQPGASPNTLPEGTDAVILVELTPGPPGDPFDGLTLAAGSDGSTVTGLAVGGFGSSGILVVDSRSNLVVGNFLGTDASGVAPRGNAGGVRVADASPGNTIGGATPGARNLISGNLGNGVLVSGPAASGNLILGNLIGTDRTGTLALGNSGSGVTVDFASNNTIGGTSAGARNVISGNAVAGVGIRATGGPPTGGATGNVVAGNYLGTDAAGTSAIGNGTSGVTVLSTSGNTIGGASAGARNVISGNGGDGILFAISSTDEFSTRNLVAGNFIGTDATGTLDLGNGGDGVRLGVNVLDNTIGGASAGARNVISGNSGEGVQIRAEFGSFLGSATGNLVAGNFIGTDAGGLGRMPNLGGGISLRQGSTANTIGGQSGAGGNVISANGSLFGPAQVLQGPTPGMDDLSDLLASDLVGTFQDDLVVADRTGFVHLFEGDGQGNFAFNQSIPLPGLSPSLLAKSDESDSVYVASANPGDPLTVLTRNVGLPPTAIPLDIGFDRVDGLDLGSLDGDSIPDLIVAGDPTGTGGDGLYVLFSNGQGGFGAPVPLATGFIPGDPAYAPLGFDPDTFETEVGVAALRVDTDELLYFRSNGDGTFAPAQAFATGDGPTALAVGDLTGDSLAELAVANAGDDRVTTLIQPSLGSFVPGPSRAVGADPEAIAIGDFDGDGRSDVATADRSSNAVTLLRRLPNNALRLAETVPVGLGPAALATVDTFDPVDFSFRSTLAVLNELGESVSVLNQIRPAAPGILIERAPGNLAAGNAIGLGADGLASLGNLGSGIRIEDAADTTIGGLAPADANVISANEGSGVEVSGPASTGLMILGNRVGTDAPGASARGNFRSGIRIVGDVPGAVVRDNLLSGNFDHGLFLDGQFDDEFTAVLAARGTTIRGNRVGTDASGSSRLANTVDGIHLRFSRDTTVGGTAPGQGNLISGNVDHGLALIGTTSFPGNASGTLVQGNLIGLDAAGAAVLGNGEEGIYFVNTPDNTVGGLAAGAANVIAGNGDDGIAIRGPAPDGESQPALRSSGNLIQGNFVGTNADLAPGLGNGQDEDLLAAGIFLAHAPDNEVSGNTIRHNIGRGMLISRSATTGNLVVGNDIAENTLAGVRVHNNASRNTIGGVGSGSGNVIRANGGNGVELAVGDSEGDPSLPPPFGIAILGNSISGNDGLGIDLGADGPTADDPGDLDAGPNDSQNAPVLSSVGTDPGQGRILVEGTLDSIPGRPYRIEFFLTPEEPDGIAEGRTFLGAASATTDASGLATFSVPLGFPAGDPGTLITATATDPIGNTSEFSPGLEVPTDLAIAKSAPEVVARGDELTYTLLVSNLGLVPASGVVVSDPLPAGFQFVEVASTLGTASQDDGLVLVEIDSLGPGQSAAVTIVGVASEVGTLTNTATVSSRTPDEDPDDNTATASTTVIARAADLSIAKSAPESVFPGGELTYTLFVSNLGPDDASGVVVSDPFPAGFLASSVTTTFGTPTLGEGVATVEIDSLGPGQSATVTIVGVAFEVGTLTNTATVSSETMDPDPGNNTATAITVVAEPSFVVLNTNDDGPDSLREVIRLANAFPGVDTITFDIPAELGATIRPRSPLPALTEAVAIDGDSQPVGRVELDGSLAGPRANGIVVSAGGTTIAGLTINRFSGSGVVLVGPGGGNQLVDNVLGSDPDARLDLGNGDDGVTVLGSPDNLLRGNVLSANRDNGVELGGPTATGNQILGNLVGTTGDGLGMLGNSNSGILAHRGASGNDVGGPDAGDGNVIAANRSAGVALLGTAPGRIDAAQDGDPATTSGNRLLGNTIGASLGADDVRANGLAGVLISESPHNTVGGASAGEANVIAGGHAPGIYIVGRGAERTIVLGNAIGLRPSDGLPLPGTGPGVAIEYEAHSNFIGGPAPGAGNTISASDAAGIQVANAALDNVIEGNSIGLVGRAPGNGVGVLIRSASWWNTVRGNRIGGNTFGVIVDSAASSNLILGNAIGAGDGVGTPGNLDAGVTLRDAPVNTVGGIAPGEGNVISGNGVGLRIEGPMATGNLVINNAIGLDVAGRLPVPNASNGVLILNAPGNSIGGLDPLQRNLISGNGAVGVQIRGPLASGNLVAGNQVGTRLGEQTAAPNDLNGIYVDNAPGNTIGGTGPGAGNLISGNGVVDLQVTGPYASGNLVAGNLVGTGPGGVGSLRGASTGIYLEGAPGNTIGGTTPDARNLVSGHRFAGIHLFGPDASGNLILGNFIGTDEAGTAAVGNEHGITIDGAPSNTIGGVEPGAGNLISGNLLGVVIANAGGTRNAVIGNLIGTDASGERALPNRSGGVFLNAAPGNTIGGPTPESGNVISGNGGVGIQAFTPGTAANVIAANMIGVDRTTTRPIPNAEGGVYLNNAPGNTVGGLAGGPGNVVSGNFGSGVVISGEAALDNAVVGNVIGTPRAGDPPAFGNEVGLFVTGVPGLRPMPTPPEQSNVIRGNRAANTLVVGNSGPLVVDGTALRDSSGAISSVVVTFSEPLNRPRAEQVRNYRLSLGRAGNLGTVPIASASYDEVDNTVTLRTSRPIAADAPFRLVVVSRPPAGLTNRLGLALDGNNDGDPGDDFVGLFERGELVRGTGQGPSADVAVSAPAVDSIFGAGGLRVARRRS